The genomic region TTACGGAAGCAACACAAAACTCACAGCTTGAATACCTGGGACATCAGCTTACAGATGTAATCGGGCCAAGATTGGTGGGAACCCCTCAAATGCAAAACGCTCACGACTGGGCAGTTTCTCAATTTGAAGAATGGGGTATCTCGGCTGAAAATCAACAGTATGGGGAATGGGACGGCTGGGAGCGCGGGATCACCCACGTAGACCTTATTGCACCCCGGGTGGTTTCTTTGGAAGGACAGCAGCTGGCCTGGAGTCCTTCTACTCCCGAAGGAGGTATTTCCGCTTCATTGGATGTACTTCCTACTGTAGAGAACCAAGAAGAATTTGAAGCCTGGCTTGAAACCATAGAAGGAAAAATCATTTTGGTTTCTCAGCACCAGATTACCGGCCGGCCTGATTACAATTGGGAAGAATTTGCCACCGAAGAGTCTTTTGAAAAAATGAAGGAAACTCGCTCTCAATTAAATCAAGAATGGCGGGAAAATCTGCAGCGTACCGGGTTTATGCGTGAAATCAATCAAAAGATTGAAGAAGCAGGTGCTGTTGGCATCTTTCAATCCCGATGGTCGAATGGTTTTGGGGTTAATAAAATATTCAGTGCCAACACGGAAAACATTCCTGTGGTTGACCTCTCCCTTGAAGACTACGGAATGCTCTATCGAATGGTTGAATATGGTGATGATCCGCAAGTCAGGGTAAATGCACAATCCAGGGAATTGGGTAAAGTTCCGACCTTCAACACTATTGCCACCATACCGGGCACTGAAAAACCGGATGAATATATTATCCTTTCCGCACACTATGATTCCTGGGACGGAGGCACCGGCGCCACGGATAACGCAACCGGTTCGATTACCATGATGGAAGCTGCCCGCATTCTAAAGAAAGTATATCCAAACCCGAAGCGTACTATCATCGTGGGTCTTTGGGGCGGAGAGGAGCAAGGTTTGAACGGCTCATCCGCTTTTGTACAAGACAATCCTGAAATCGTCAATAATATGCAGGCCTTATTCAATCAGGATAACGGAACCGGCCGTGTGGTACGTATCTCCGGGCAGGGATTCCTTCATGCTTACGAGTTCTTAGGCCGATGGCTTGAAGCGGTACCCCGTGATATCACCCAACATATTGAAACCACCTTCCCCGGCACTCCCGGCGGGGGCGGCTCTGATTATGCTTCTTTTGTCTCGGCTGAAGCCCCCGGTTTCTCTTTGAGTTCCCTCAGCTGGAGCTACTGGAATTATACCTGGCATACCAACCGCGATACTTACGACAAAATCGTGTTTGATGATGTCCGAAATAACGCCATCCTCACAGCCATTTTAACCTACATGGCAAGTGAAGATCCTGAAACCTTCCCGCGTGAAAAAGCCGTGCTTCCCATTAACCCAAGAACGGGTGAGCGCATGGAGTGGCCGACACCAAGGACTCCGAACCGTACCGGGAATTAGTTTTAATTACGACCATTGACGATTGACGGACGACGGTCATTTGTTGAGTTAGATTAGTTTAAGCCATCCTGAGTAATTGGGGTGGCTTTTTTTTTGGGCGGTGGGAAAGGAATTACTTAAAAGCTATATCCATTCGGACCGGGTGGTCCTCTGTGGCATTCCGAACCGGGAGGTTCGGAACGAGGGTAAAATTATTTAGACAGTTTATGATTTTACCCCGGGGTAGATAACAAAAACGTAGTAATAAAAAAACCAACAGGATTAGTTTGAATTATTAAATCATCAAGTCTTATAAATAGAGAGATTTCGGGACGAGGATAACAATTATAAAAAAAGCCCCGCTCAACTTAATGAACGGGGCTTTAATTTTTTTAAAAGGCTAACGAAGAGTTAGTCTTCAGCTTCGGCAGTTTCGCCTTCACCGTTTTCACTTCCGCCAAGTTCTTCAAATACTTTGGCGATTTCTTCGTCTCCTTCTTCCATGTCTTTCTTCGAGCCAACTACGATGTCTTCGTAATCGCGAAGTCCGGTACCGGCAGGTAC from Gracilimonas sp. harbors:
- a CDS encoding M20/M25/M40 family metallo-hydrolase produces the protein MKRIVNFLFILILLSASSIFAQSTDEVVDAIVTEATQNSQLEYLGHQLTDVIGPRLVGTPQMQNAHDWAVSQFEEWGISAENQQYGEWDGWERGITHVDLIAPRVVSLEGQQLAWSPSTPEGGISASLDVLPTVENQEEFEAWLETIEGKIILVSQHQITGRPDYNWEEFATEESFEKMKETRSQLNQEWRENLQRTGFMREINQKIEEAGAVGIFQSRWSNGFGVNKIFSANTENIPVVDLSLEDYGMLYRMVEYGDDPQVRVNAQSRELGKVPTFNTIATIPGTEKPDEYIILSAHYDSWDGGTGATDNATGSITMMEAARILKKVYPNPKRTIIVGLWGGEEQGLNGSSAFVQDNPEIVNNMQALFNQDNGTGRVVRISGQGFLHAYEFLGRWLEAVPRDITQHIETTFPGTPGGGGSDYASFVSAEAPGFSLSSLSWSYWNYTWHTNRDTYDKIVFDDVRNNAILTAILTYMASEDPETFPREKAVLPINPRTGERMEWPTPRTPNRTGN